CCACGAGCTCGTGCGGCGGGCCGACGTGGTCGTGCTCCCCGGCCATCGCCCCCTGACCCTGCCGTACGACCCGACCGTGGGCTGGTACCTCGCCGAGGACCGGGACCTTCCCGCCGCCTTCACCCCGCTCCCCGAGCCCTTCGCCGCCCTCCTCGACGTGCTCGAGGTGCCGGTCGTGCGCTTCGACCTGCCCGAGAGCGAGGCCCTCACCCTCGGACGCGGCACGACCGTGACCTATCCCGACACCGCGGCGCTCGCCGCAGCCGTGGTGGACGCGCTGGACCGGCCCCGACCCACGACCCTGGCACGGGCGCGGTCCCACCTCCTCGGCGAGGTCGCACCGTGAGCGACCCCAGCGTCTGCTTCCTCGTGCACGAGGGGCGGCGCTCCGGGCCGCCCCTCTACGCCCTGGGCGTGGTCGGCTGGCTGGCCGAGCACACCGACCTCGAGCTGAGTGTGGTGCTGGTCGAGGGTGGTCCGCTGACGGCCGAGTTCGCCGCCCACGGCCCCACGCGGGTCTGGGCGGACGGGCCCGACGCCGCCCTGGCGCTGGTCGACGCGGCCGACATCGTCTACGTCAACACGGCCATCAGCGTGCAGCCGCTGCGCGAGCGCGGGCGCCGACCCCCCGTCGTGGTCACCCACGTGCACGAGCTCGAGGTCGGACTCCGCTACTGGCTACCCGCCGCGGACCACGACTGGATGATCGAGATCACCGACCGGTACCTGGTCGGCCCGGACTGCGCGGCGGACAACCTGGTTCGCCGCCACGGCATACCCCGCGACAAGATCGCCCAGGTGCCCTACTTCGTCCCCTCCGGCAGCGGCCCGAGCGGCCGCGACGCGGTCCGCCGGAGCCTGGGCGTCGGACCCGACACCGTGCTCGTGGGCACCTGCGGTGGCCGAGAGTGGCGCAAGGCGCCCGACCTGTTCGCTCACGCCGCATGGGAGGCCACCCGCGCCGCACCCGGCCTCGACCTTGGCTTCGTGTGGGTCGGCGCGCCCCTTCCCTCGTCCCGGCACTGGGACGAGGCCGCCGACCTGGCCCTCCTCGACCTCGGCGACCGCCTGCTCTACGTCGGCGACCAGGCCGACATCGACCCCTGGTTGGGAGCGTTCGACCTCTACGCCCTGTGCTCTCGTGAGGACGACTTCCCCCTCGCCTGCCTGACCGCGGCCTCGTTCGGCGTGCCCGTCGTGACCTTCGACGGCGGGGGCATGGCCGATCTGGTGCGCGACTCGGGCGGCGGGCGGGTGGTGCCCTACCCCGAGGTGGAGTCCCTCGCCGCCGAGCTGGTCGCGCTGGCCGGCGACCCTGGCGAACGGACGGCCATGGGGACGCGCGTGGCCGCCCACGTGGCCACGCATCACCAGCTCGACCGGTGCGGCACCCGGGTGGCGGCCGAGCTCACCGCACTGGCGGTCCCATGAC
This is a stretch of genomic DNA from Acidimicrobiales bacterium. It encodes these proteins:
- a CDS encoding glycosyltransferase family 4 protein, with protein sequence MSDPSVCFLVHEGRRSGPPLYALGVVGWLAEHTDLELSVVLVEGGPLTAEFAAHGPTRVWADGPDAALALVDAADIVYVNTAISVQPLRERGRRPPVVVTHVHELEVGLRYWLPAADHDWMIEITDRYLVGPDCAADNLVRRHGIPRDKIAQVPYFVPSGSGPSGRDAVRRSLGVGPDTVLVGTCGGREWRKAPDLFAHAAWEATRAAPGLDLGFVWVGAPLPSSRHWDEAADLALLDLGDRLLYVGDQADIDPWLGAFDLYALCSREDDFPLACLTAASFGVPVVTFDGGGMADLVRDSGGGRVVPYPEVESLAAELVALAGDPGERTAMGTRVAAHVATHHQLDRCGTRVAAELTALAVP